One window of the Cotesia glomerata isolate CgM1 linkage group LG10, MPM_Cglom_v2.3, whole genome shotgun sequence genome contains the following:
- the LOC123273472 gene encoding protein ALP1-like isoform X2 produces the protein MFLVFLWFLSNTEPLRTLADRFDISISSVHRVLRRVLAWILTKLDDVVKWPENNDEVLTICNGFYSKKQIPNILGAIDSTHIRIEKPADNGNDFFNRKKYCSINLQAVVDSRTRFTNVYCGEPGSLHDARVFRRSSLYHSAIENEEILFPNDTFIIDTVLAACILHNYCVDENDDIDDDTEDGLADYSGSNIEDNPPENMNNQNNRHRRESLFRELYL, from the exons atgtttttagtatttttatggTTTTTGTCAAATACAGAACCATTAAGAACACTTGCAGATCGTTTTGACATTTCTATTTCATCAGTTCATCGAGTTTTACGTCGTGTACTAGCATGGATATTAACTAAATTGGATGATGTTGTAAAATGGCCTGAAAACAATGATGAAGTTTTAACAATATGTAATggattttattctaaaaaacaGATTCCGAATATCTTGGGCGCAATTGATTCAACTCATATTCGTATAGAAAAACCTGCGGATAATGGAAATGACTTTTTTAAtcgtaaaaaatattgctcTATTAATTTACAAGCTGTTGTGGACTCTCGTACACGATTCACAAACGTATACTGCGGAGAACCAGGTTCCTTACATGATGCTCGTGTATTTAGAAGATCATCTCTATACCATTcagcaattgaaaatgaagaAATCTTATTTCCAAATGACACATTTATAATAG ATACAGTACTCGCAGCTTgtattttacataattattgcGTGGATGAAAATGATGATATTGATGACGATACTGAAGACGGTTTGGCAGATTATAGTGGatcaaatattgaagataaccCTCCAGAAAATATGAACAATCAGAACAATCGACATCGCAGAGAATCATTATTCAGAGAATTGTACTTGTGA
- the LOC123273469 gene encoding zinc finger CCCH domain-containing protein 13-like isoform X1: MSKSNLRKITVDPTKCNTDSRRPSVFERLGTKPTITTTNPTTTTNNPTPSITSDYCRNWALNGNCSYGKTCKYANTHTLISPSKRAKRDTSNANVGGKEDPFKRITSKVVKKTSHSPDLNIEEWNQTDLEYEDEKVLERRRQLLQRELELQMKKDKEIHGKDKVKHKKRVMSSSSSSRSSSSSSSSSSSSSDDSSSSSTSDSRNKKLKKIKTKRHHSASSDYEDDKDRGKKKLKLKRLNSSKSDKIPVKKKRRVDSPVKKDVSKPTKKATAAVSVGRKHNSVSRTRSPLPVAVHSTKTKERNRSESPKGKSSKDERERERHYRKGRESEDSSSAAKEAPKSLKNVEKIGKELENKSKSRGEEKKSDDKARPKVRPKEKDHISRTPPIERPKQLKETPSKLRRSRTPDKPSRSKRDVTPARHVEKSPAIMTCSSSSSSTNKSRELERKDRDSVHKRDRSKDREDARKSELKSRLSNQEDSKKILSSRDDDKNHGDSRSRAKSRERRDKDFNRGDDSRHRVQMRSDQRDKDRDDILDRGNVSRERQRDRDKDCTQKRDRELTVGINSGVDKNSRYIRDKDRIKDNVMKDDKNNSRDRRGDIKLSDRDSKSSSQRFDGNKYDRAMDKEAVHKNVDRERLDRFPRERSLEKPVDKNVSVSRGEHLPERDAIYERGGGGRHRRVQGGTRYERGGHSSLEHDRKEIPSVKLDRRESPRRSMEVDRNFDRGYSRVSADHWEQQDEPVRLDYHHEEDRRKPIETRKFNSPFNERRGRGRGGGTAGDDDRPPPSRYPVQNERPFDEHHHMYSGDKLPPHRPGPARDESSNDNWDMHHEADHSRDRVYPPDWEERDWRPRNHHWDRESLPRSEAHEEEWPQRYDSPMADWKINEARKPWENQPIHQSIRGSYRNDRHKDLDIGENIYPKRRPYNTPEIRDDCGSHGSKQSSLHGSMKEEPINKKLMELAEGRPRRSREKSTDSLQKKSLSKEKIILEPKVLEQPVGVELKRPCLEESLTRHTESDLSDISDDPDDILNMEDEESEDKKSVDDKDIVNKALVVNDEVVQVSKASPEQITDDSANSGVPVVGVAVASVANTVPANSFIGKEKDKDKEEQPEATTAIDEDNMEAMDFEEISDGELEEDIKTSGKGLGDALGVDWESLVKETQPRRQVSNLDSAQCRWQCKAIFQRIGISVKYAGEEFINKLKSKYDGDGELLLDNVAMIHTALFREKINNDPVGLVIADDSLYRINGRDKYQDDDPEVLKPFTSLFEEAKLLLHHA; this comes from the exons ATGTCAAAGTCAAATCTAAGAAAAATAACAGTCGACCCAACCAAATGTAATACTGATTCGCGTAGACCAAGTGTGTTTGAAAGGTTAGGAACTAAGCCAACAATAACTACAACTAATCCAACAACCACGACTAATAATCCTACTCCAAGTATCACCTCTGATTATTGTCGTAATTGGGCATTGAATGGCAATTGTTCCTATGGAAAAACTTGCAa ATATGCTAATACTCATACATTAATTAGTCCTTCTAAGAGAGCTAAAAGGGATACTTCAAATGCTAACGTAGGG GGTAAGGAAGATCCTTTCAAAAGAATCACATCAAAAGTAGTGAAGAAAACATCACACAGTCCCGATTTAAACATTGAGGAGTGGAACCAAACCGATCTGGAGTACGAGGACGAAAAGGTGCTGGAGCGTAGGCGTCAATTGCTGCAGCGCGAATTGGAATTACAAATGAAGAAAGATAAAGAGATACATGGCAAGGATAAAGTAAAGCATAAAAAACGCGTAATGAGTTCATCATCAAGTTCACGTAGCTCCAGTTCATCGAGCAGTAGCAGCAGTTCGTCTAGCGACGACTCGTCATCCAGCTCAACGTCCGATTCTCgcaataaaaaactaaagaaaataaaaactaagcGGCACCACAGTGCCTCGTCGGACTACGAAGACGACAAGGATCGTGGTAAAAAAAAGCTTAAATTAAAGCGTCTTAATAGTAGTAAGAGCGACAAAATTCCCGTTAAAAAAAAGCGCAGAGTCGACAGTCCAGTTAAGAAAGACGTTTCTAAGCCAACTAAGAAAGCCACTGCAGCTGTAAGTGTTGGAAGGAAACACAATTCAGTTTCTAGGACGCGGTCGCCTCTTCCCGTGGCAGTTCACAGTACTAAAACTAAGGAAAGAAATCGCAGTGAGTCACCCAAGGGTAAATCCAGCAAAGACGAGCGCGAACGTGAACGCCACTATCGCAAAGGCCGTGAGTCTGAAGACAGTAGCAGCGCCGCTAAAGAGGCTCCGAAAAGtcttaaaaatgttgaaaaaattggaaaagAGCTGGAGAATAAAAGTAAGAGTCGAGGAGAAGAAAAGAAAAGTGATGACAAAGCAAGGCCTAAAGTAAGGCCCAAAGAAAAAGATCACATATCACGAACTCCGCCGATAGAACGTCCCAAGCAATTAAAAGAAACGCCAAGTAAACTTCGTCGCAGTCGGACTCCTGATAAGCCTTCTAGATCTAAACGTGACGTAACTCCGGCTCGTCATGTCGAAAAATCTCCAGCTATTATGACCTGCTCGTCATCATCTTCGTCGACTAACAAGTCACGGGAGTTAGAGAGGAAAGATCGTGACAGTGTTCACAAACGTGACCGAAGTAAAGACCGTGAGGATGCGCGTAAAAGTGAACTAAAGTCCCGGTTGTCTAATCAAGAagacagtaaaaaaatactctcTTCCCGAgatgatgataaaaatcaCGGAGATAGTCGGAGTCGCGCGAAGAGTCGTGAGCGTAGAGACAAAGATTTTAACCGCGGAGATGACTCGCGTCATCGTGTTCAAATGCGCTCGGATCAACGCGACAAGGATCGCGATGATATATTAGACCGGGGTAATGTTTCACGAGAGCGTCAGCGCGATCGTGACAAAGATTGCACCCAGAAACGCGATCGTGAATTGACTGTAGGGATTAACAGTGGCGTTGATAAAAATTCACGTTATATTAGAGATAAAGACCGGATTAAAGACAATGTTATGAAGGATGACAAAAATAATTCCCGAGATCGTCGCGGTGATATTAAATTGTCTGACCGTGATAGCAAGAGTTCTTCCCAGAGGTTTGATGGTAATAAGTATGACCGTGCAATGGACAAAGAAGCTGTGCATAAAAATGTCGACCGGGAGAGACTGGATCGTTTTCCGCGAGAGCGTTCGCTGGAAAAACCTGTTGATAAAAATGTATCTGTCTCTCGTGGTGAACATTTGCCTGAACGGGATGCTATTTATGAAAGAGGAGGTGGTGGAAGACATCGCCGGGTCCAGGGAGGGACCAGGTATGAAAGAGGAGGACACTCTAGCTTGGAGCACGATAGGAAAGAAATTCCCTCGGTTAAATTAGACCGACGGGAGAGTCCTCGCAGAAGCATGGAGGTTGATAGGAATTTTGACCGCGGATATTCGAGAGTCTCTGCTGATCACTGGGAGCAGCAGGATGAGCCAGTGCGCCTGGATTATCATCATGAGGAGGATCGCAGGAAGCCGATTGAGACTCGTAAATTCAACAGTCCGTTTAATGAACGACGGGGACGTGGTAGAGGTGGTGGGACTGCTGGTGATGATGACAGACCACCGCCCTCTAGGTACCCGGTTCAGAATGAGAGACCTTTTGATGAGCACCATCATATGTACAGCGGGGATAAACTACCTCCTCATCGTCCTGGTCCTGCTAGGGATGAGAGTAGTAATGATAATTGGGACATGCATCACGAGGCTGATCACAGCAGAGATCGCGTGTATCCTCCTGACTGGGAGGAGAGAGACTGGCGGCCTAGGAATCATCACTGGGACAGGGAGAGTCTTCCCAGGTCTGAGGCTCATGAGGAAGAATGGCCTCAGAGGTATGATAGCCCGATGGCTGATTGGAAGATTAATGAAGCTAGGAAGCCTTGGGAGAACCAACCGATTCATCAATCAATAAGGGGCTCTTATAGGAATGACCGGCACAAAGATCTGGATATTGGAGAGAATATTTATCCCAAACGACGTCCTTATAACACTCCTGAAATTAGGGATGATTGTGGCAGTCATGGGTCCAAGCAGAGTTCTTTGCATGGTAGTATGAAGGAAGAgcctattaataaaaaattgatggagTTGGCGGAGGGAAGGCCTAGGAGGAGTCGCGAGAAATCTACGGATAGCTTGCAGAAGAAATCCCTTTCtaaggaaaaaataatattggaGCCGAAAGTACTGGAGCAGCCGGTTGGGGTTGAATTGAAGCGACCCTGCTTGGAGGAATCGTTGACTCGGCACACGGAGAGTGATTTGAGTGACATCAGTGATGATCCTGATGATATTCTTAATATGGAGGATGAAGAATCTGAGGATAAAAAGTCGGTTGATGATAAGGATATTGTTAATAAAGCTTTGGTGGTTAATGATGAGGTTGTTCAGGTGAGCAAGGCTTCGCCTGAACAAATTACTGATGATTCTGCTAATTCTGGTGTTCCTGTTGTGGGTGTTGCTGTGGCTAGTGTTGCTAATACTGTGCCTGCTAATAGTTTTATTGGTAAGGAGAAGGATAAGGATAAGGAGGAACAACCGGAGGCTACTACGGCTATTGATGAGGATAACATGGAGGCCATGGACTTTGAGGAAATTTCAGACGGTGAGTTGGAGGAAGATATCAAAACTAGTGGCAAGGGCTTGGGTGATGCGCTGGGTGTTGATTGGGAGAGCTTGGTTAAAGAGACTCAGCCTAGGAGGCAAGTTTCTAATTTAGATTCTGCTCAGTGTCGCTGGCAGTGCAAAGCTATTTTTCAGAGGATTGGAATTTCTGTTAAGTATGCTGGGGaggaatttattaataaacttaagAGTAAATATGATGGGGATGGGGAGTTGCTGCTTGATAATGTTGCGATGATCCACACGGCGCTTTTTagggaaaaaattaataatgatccGGTGGGGTTGGTTATTGCTGATGATAGTCTTTATAGGATTAATGGACGTGATAAATATCAAGATGATGACCCGGAAGTTCTTAAACCTTTTACTAGTTTGTTTGAAGAAGCTAAGTTGTTATTGCACCACGcgtaa
- the LOC123273472 gene encoding protein ALP1-like isoform X1: MFLVFLWFLSNTEPLRTLADRFDISISSVHRVLRRVLAWILTKLDDVVKWPENNDEVLTICNGFYSKKQIPNILGAIDSTHIRIEKPADNGNDFFNRKKYCSINLQAVVDSRTRFTNVYCGEPGSLHDARVFRRSSLYHSAIENEEILFPNDTFIIGDSAYPSLPWLVPPFRENGRLTFQQRQFNYRLSATRMAVEKSFGLLKGRFRRIKFFSEYRDLSFVTDTVLAACILHNYCVDENDDIDDDTEDGLADYSGSNIEDNPPENMNNQNNRHRRESLFRELYL, translated from the coding sequence atgtttttagtatttttatggTTTTTGTCAAATACAGAACCATTAAGAACACTTGCAGATCGTTTTGACATTTCTATTTCATCAGTTCATCGAGTTTTACGTCGTGTACTAGCATGGATATTAACTAAATTGGATGATGTTGTAAAATGGCCTGAAAACAATGATGAAGTTTTAACAATATGTAATggattttattctaaaaaacaGATTCCGAATATCTTGGGCGCAATTGATTCAACTCATATTCGTATAGAAAAACCTGCGGATAATGGAAATGACTTTTTTAAtcgtaaaaaatattgctcTATTAATTTACAAGCTGTTGTGGACTCTCGTACACGATTCACAAACGTATACTGCGGAGAACCAGGTTCCTTACATGATGCTCGTGTATTTAGAAGATCATCTCTATACCATTcagcaattgaaaatgaagaAATCTTATTTCCAAATGACACATTTATAATAGGTGATTCAGCATATCCATCTTTACCATGGCTTGTGCCACCATTTCGTGAAAATGGCCGTTTAACTTTTCAGCAAAGGCAGTTTAATTACAGACTTTCAGCAACTCGAATGGCGGTTGAAAAATCATTCGGATTGTTAAAAGGTCGATTTcgtagaataaaatttttctctgaaTACAGAGATTTAAGTTTTGTTACAGATACAGTACTCGCAGCTTgtattttacataattattgcGTGGATGAAAATGATGATATTGATGACGATACTGAAGACGGTTTGGCAGATTATAGTGGatcaaatattgaagataaccCTCCAGAAAATATGAACAATCAGAACAATCGACATCGCAGAGAATCATTATTCAGAGAATTGTACTTGTGA
- the LOC123273469 gene encoding zinc finger CCCH domain-containing protein 13-like isoform X2 translates to MSKSNLRKITVDPTKCNTDSRRPSVFERLGTKPTITTTNPTTTTNNPTPSITSDYCRNWALNGNCSYGKTCKYANTHTLISPSKRAKRDTSNANGKEDPFKRITSKVVKKTSHSPDLNIEEWNQTDLEYEDEKVLERRRQLLQRELELQMKKDKEIHGKDKVKHKKRVMSSSSSSRSSSSSSSSSSSSSDDSSSSSTSDSRNKKLKKIKTKRHHSASSDYEDDKDRGKKKLKLKRLNSSKSDKIPVKKKRRVDSPVKKDVSKPTKKATAAVSVGRKHNSVSRTRSPLPVAVHSTKTKERNRSESPKGKSSKDERERERHYRKGRESEDSSSAAKEAPKSLKNVEKIGKELENKSKSRGEEKKSDDKARPKVRPKEKDHISRTPPIERPKQLKETPSKLRRSRTPDKPSRSKRDVTPARHVEKSPAIMTCSSSSSSTNKSRELERKDRDSVHKRDRSKDREDARKSELKSRLSNQEDSKKILSSRDDDKNHGDSRSRAKSRERRDKDFNRGDDSRHRVQMRSDQRDKDRDDILDRGNVSRERQRDRDKDCTQKRDRELTVGINSGVDKNSRYIRDKDRIKDNVMKDDKNNSRDRRGDIKLSDRDSKSSSQRFDGNKYDRAMDKEAVHKNVDRERLDRFPRERSLEKPVDKNVSVSRGEHLPERDAIYERGGGGRHRRVQGGTRYERGGHSSLEHDRKEIPSVKLDRRESPRRSMEVDRNFDRGYSRVSADHWEQQDEPVRLDYHHEEDRRKPIETRKFNSPFNERRGRGRGGGTAGDDDRPPPSRYPVQNERPFDEHHHMYSGDKLPPHRPGPARDESSNDNWDMHHEADHSRDRVYPPDWEERDWRPRNHHWDRESLPRSEAHEEEWPQRYDSPMADWKINEARKPWENQPIHQSIRGSYRNDRHKDLDIGENIYPKRRPYNTPEIRDDCGSHGSKQSSLHGSMKEEPINKKLMELAEGRPRRSREKSTDSLQKKSLSKEKIILEPKVLEQPVGVELKRPCLEESLTRHTESDLSDISDDPDDILNMEDEESEDKKSVDDKDIVNKALVVNDEVVQVSKASPEQITDDSANSGVPVVGVAVASVANTVPANSFIGKEKDKDKEEQPEATTAIDEDNMEAMDFEEISDGELEEDIKTSGKGLGDALGVDWESLVKETQPRRQVSNLDSAQCRWQCKAIFQRIGISVKYAGEEFINKLKSKYDGDGELLLDNVAMIHTALFREKINNDPVGLVIADDSLYRINGRDKYQDDDPEVLKPFTSLFEEAKLLLHHA, encoded by the exons ATGTCAAAGTCAAATCTAAGAAAAATAACAGTCGACCCAACCAAATGTAATACTGATTCGCGTAGACCAAGTGTGTTTGAAAGGTTAGGAACTAAGCCAACAATAACTACAACTAATCCAACAACCACGACTAATAATCCTACTCCAAGTATCACCTCTGATTATTGTCGTAATTGGGCATTGAATGGCAATTGTTCCTATGGAAAAACTTGCAa ATATGCTAATACTCATACATTAATTAGTCCTTCTAAGAGAGCTAAAAGGGATACTTCAAATGCTAAC GGTAAGGAAGATCCTTTCAAAAGAATCACATCAAAAGTAGTGAAGAAAACATCACACAGTCCCGATTTAAACATTGAGGAGTGGAACCAAACCGATCTGGAGTACGAGGACGAAAAGGTGCTGGAGCGTAGGCGTCAATTGCTGCAGCGCGAATTGGAATTACAAATGAAGAAAGATAAAGAGATACATGGCAAGGATAAAGTAAAGCATAAAAAACGCGTAATGAGTTCATCATCAAGTTCACGTAGCTCCAGTTCATCGAGCAGTAGCAGCAGTTCGTCTAGCGACGACTCGTCATCCAGCTCAACGTCCGATTCTCgcaataaaaaactaaagaaaataaaaactaagcGGCACCACAGTGCCTCGTCGGACTACGAAGACGACAAGGATCGTGGTAAAAAAAAGCTTAAATTAAAGCGTCTTAATAGTAGTAAGAGCGACAAAATTCCCGTTAAAAAAAAGCGCAGAGTCGACAGTCCAGTTAAGAAAGACGTTTCTAAGCCAACTAAGAAAGCCACTGCAGCTGTAAGTGTTGGAAGGAAACACAATTCAGTTTCTAGGACGCGGTCGCCTCTTCCCGTGGCAGTTCACAGTACTAAAACTAAGGAAAGAAATCGCAGTGAGTCACCCAAGGGTAAATCCAGCAAAGACGAGCGCGAACGTGAACGCCACTATCGCAAAGGCCGTGAGTCTGAAGACAGTAGCAGCGCCGCTAAAGAGGCTCCGAAAAGtcttaaaaatgttgaaaaaattggaaaagAGCTGGAGAATAAAAGTAAGAGTCGAGGAGAAGAAAAGAAAAGTGATGACAAAGCAAGGCCTAAAGTAAGGCCCAAAGAAAAAGATCACATATCACGAACTCCGCCGATAGAACGTCCCAAGCAATTAAAAGAAACGCCAAGTAAACTTCGTCGCAGTCGGACTCCTGATAAGCCTTCTAGATCTAAACGTGACGTAACTCCGGCTCGTCATGTCGAAAAATCTCCAGCTATTATGACCTGCTCGTCATCATCTTCGTCGACTAACAAGTCACGGGAGTTAGAGAGGAAAGATCGTGACAGTGTTCACAAACGTGACCGAAGTAAAGACCGTGAGGATGCGCGTAAAAGTGAACTAAAGTCCCGGTTGTCTAATCAAGAagacagtaaaaaaatactctcTTCCCGAgatgatgataaaaatcaCGGAGATAGTCGGAGTCGCGCGAAGAGTCGTGAGCGTAGAGACAAAGATTTTAACCGCGGAGATGACTCGCGTCATCGTGTTCAAATGCGCTCGGATCAACGCGACAAGGATCGCGATGATATATTAGACCGGGGTAATGTTTCACGAGAGCGTCAGCGCGATCGTGACAAAGATTGCACCCAGAAACGCGATCGTGAATTGACTGTAGGGATTAACAGTGGCGTTGATAAAAATTCACGTTATATTAGAGATAAAGACCGGATTAAAGACAATGTTATGAAGGATGACAAAAATAATTCCCGAGATCGTCGCGGTGATATTAAATTGTCTGACCGTGATAGCAAGAGTTCTTCCCAGAGGTTTGATGGTAATAAGTATGACCGTGCAATGGACAAAGAAGCTGTGCATAAAAATGTCGACCGGGAGAGACTGGATCGTTTTCCGCGAGAGCGTTCGCTGGAAAAACCTGTTGATAAAAATGTATCTGTCTCTCGTGGTGAACATTTGCCTGAACGGGATGCTATTTATGAAAGAGGAGGTGGTGGAAGACATCGCCGGGTCCAGGGAGGGACCAGGTATGAAAGAGGAGGACACTCTAGCTTGGAGCACGATAGGAAAGAAATTCCCTCGGTTAAATTAGACCGACGGGAGAGTCCTCGCAGAAGCATGGAGGTTGATAGGAATTTTGACCGCGGATATTCGAGAGTCTCTGCTGATCACTGGGAGCAGCAGGATGAGCCAGTGCGCCTGGATTATCATCATGAGGAGGATCGCAGGAAGCCGATTGAGACTCGTAAATTCAACAGTCCGTTTAATGAACGACGGGGACGTGGTAGAGGTGGTGGGACTGCTGGTGATGATGACAGACCACCGCCCTCTAGGTACCCGGTTCAGAATGAGAGACCTTTTGATGAGCACCATCATATGTACAGCGGGGATAAACTACCTCCTCATCGTCCTGGTCCTGCTAGGGATGAGAGTAGTAATGATAATTGGGACATGCATCACGAGGCTGATCACAGCAGAGATCGCGTGTATCCTCCTGACTGGGAGGAGAGAGACTGGCGGCCTAGGAATCATCACTGGGACAGGGAGAGTCTTCCCAGGTCTGAGGCTCATGAGGAAGAATGGCCTCAGAGGTATGATAGCCCGATGGCTGATTGGAAGATTAATGAAGCTAGGAAGCCTTGGGAGAACCAACCGATTCATCAATCAATAAGGGGCTCTTATAGGAATGACCGGCACAAAGATCTGGATATTGGAGAGAATATTTATCCCAAACGACGTCCTTATAACACTCCTGAAATTAGGGATGATTGTGGCAGTCATGGGTCCAAGCAGAGTTCTTTGCATGGTAGTATGAAGGAAGAgcctattaataaaaaattgatggagTTGGCGGAGGGAAGGCCTAGGAGGAGTCGCGAGAAATCTACGGATAGCTTGCAGAAGAAATCCCTTTCtaaggaaaaaataatattggaGCCGAAAGTACTGGAGCAGCCGGTTGGGGTTGAATTGAAGCGACCCTGCTTGGAGGAATCGTTGACTCGGCACACGGAGAGTGATTTGAGTGACATCAGTGATGATCCTGATGATATTCTTAATATGGAGGATGAAGAATCTGAGGATAAAAAGTCGGTTGATGATAAGGATATTGTTAATAAAGCTTTGGTGGTTAATGATGAGGTTGTTCAGGTGAGCAAGGCTTCGCCTGAACAAATTACTGATGATTCTGCTAATTCTGGTGTTCCTGTTGTGGGTGTTGCTGTGGCTAGTGTTGCTAATACTGTGCCTGCTAATAGTTTTATTGGTAAGGAGAAGGATAAGGATAAGGAGGAACAACCGGAGGCTACTACGGCTATTGATGAGGATAACATGGAGGCCATGGACTTTGAGGAAATTTCAGACGGTGAGTTGGAGGAAGATATCAAAACTAGTGGCAAGGGCTTGGGTGATGCGCTGGGTGTTGATTGGGAGAGCTTGGTTAAAGAGACTCAGCCTAGGAGGCAAGTTTCTAATTTAGATTCTGCTCAGTGTCGCTGGCAGTGCAAAGCTATTTTTCAGAGGATTGGAATTTCTGTTAAGTATGCTGGGGaggaatttattaataaacttaagAGTAAATATGATGGGGATGGGGAGTTGCTGCTTGATAATGTTGCGATGATCCACACGGCGCTTTTTagggaaaaaattaataatgatccGGTGGGGTTGGTTATTGCTGATGATAGTCTTTATAGGATTAATGGACGTGATAAATATCAAGATGATGACCCGGAAGTTCTTAAACCTTTTACTAGTTTGTTTGAAGAAGCTAAGTTGTTATTGCACCACGcgtaa